Below is a window of Arabidopsis thaliana chromosome 2, partial sequence DNA.
ATTCTTGGCTGcagatagaagaaaaaattgtcATGTTAGGAAGAAAAGATACATACTGAGATCTGTGGTATGGTTATGTCACAGTgcatgagaaagagaaattacCAGGACTTAAGATTCGTAGGCATTTTGTTATGGACTTTACAGTAGTCATAGAGTCAGATCCTGCAAATTGAAACAGTAAGAGTTTATCAGTGAAAACAGCTATAggagttttatatttaaaatgttacGTGAAGATTGGACTAAACCAACCTTGTGTGTTCATGTCTTTCCCTTGAATCATTTCTGTTACTGTTGATGTATACTCTGATACAACCTGGTCAGGCTCTAGATTCGTGTTTCTTGATTCAGGAGATGACCTGTGATACAGAATTGAATCTAATAagtaaaatgatagtagataATTAGAATTTTCAGATAGTTATTAAGCCAAAGAGAAGAATATACCCTGAAGCAGTCTCTATGTGGAAATTTGATGGCTGTGGTAGGGAATGGTTTGACATTTCTTCACAACCAATATCAAAATCGAATAGTAGCTCCGAAAATGAAAAGTCTTCACTCAGAAGATCTATATTGGAAAAATCAATGTCAAATAAATCAGCTTCTGCTTCAGAGCCAGATGAGGAAGTTGAAACCATATCCACAGTGGCAGGTGCGTCTAAGTGCATTGTGGCTTCAGTATCATCGAAGTTGAGCCTTCCTTTCACATGATCTCTTTTACTCGACATTTTCAGATTAGACTTAACTGgcgaaaaagaagaaaccgtATGGCTCCTCTCCACTGTATAAGAAGCAATTTGTTTGAGAGGACTGACTGTGATTCTCTCCTTAGTAACAATTGTGCAGTTTGTAGGAGTCACTTCTTTATCACTCTGAGGAGATACTTTCTGTTGTGGTGTCCTAGGACAAGTTGAGTTGCTCGGAGGAGACGTGCCTGATTTGTCAAACAAACACTTTGCCACACTTGATGTAAGATCAGACGACTCATTAGTAGCTACACCATTGTTCAATGGCGTTTGCATTTCAGATGGTGTTTGAAATGTCAAGTAATTAGCAGCTTGTGGGATCTTTTTCATACCTAGTATAagacaagaagacaaaataagTTTTAAGGATAATGAATACTTAAAGGTATCATCATCACATCAATGTAAGTATATAATGAATAAACATTAGTACAACTACCTTTCCTAGAAACAGAAGGAGCTCCTACAGAAACTTCAggactctttctctttttggttatAGACTGAGTGATACAAGGTCCTGTGAAATTCCcaactcttttgtttcctgGTAATGATACTGTCATAGCATTTTGTGTATTGTACACAGTGCAGCCTGGAGATAAGAACATGTCATTAGTTCCTGATAACATCAACTTATACAACCATCCTTCCAATGAAGAATATCtggaaaacaaatcaaccAAGTGGCGATTTTGGTGACCAAGTCTAAAGTCTATGTCATTGCAGCAAAAACTACTGTGTATAACCCACAATTGCAAAACCATAATCAATGATAACCAAATAACAGCTTCAATCACAAACCAGAGCATGTGGGAATCAAGATCAACACAAACTTAATGATAGTGACAATTCCAATTTAGTTCCAGAATAAACCAAAAGCAGTAGTAATATTCAATTACCTGAAGAAGAGACGCCGAAATTGTTCTGTTTAGAAGTAGAAGCAACTACTTGTTTATCCATGGGAGCTGCCGACGTAATcaccggaggaggaggaggagctgCGGCGGTGGAGGAGTTATAAGCATTCATCACATCTTGCATCCCATTCAATAGATTCTGAACTCGAGTTTTCTCTTGATCCAGTTTCGATTTCTCCTGATCCATCAcaatcttctccttcttgagACGAATGTATTCGTTTAAAATCTCATTCAAAGGTAACAAACTATTCGGAACCTGCGAAATCAGAAAACTATAAGACTCTCACAAATAGATGAATCGAATTTTGGAATTGGAAAATTGGGAATTTCTCTAGGTGCTTACTTCGCGAACTGGAGAATtagagatgagagaagaagcttcagaTCTGAAAAGTGATCTGGTTTTTGAAAAGCGATTATCGCAGAGGTATCGATCGACGAGGAAGGCGACTTGAATCGGAGTAACTTCACCATTGCCTATTATACGCTCTGAAGTCTTGGATCTGTTTGATCTCGCCATTTCTCCGAAAACACTAATGATCGGAATGTGAAGAAGCGgaggagagggagagagaagttgattagaagaagaagaagaagaaggtaaaggACTAGCGGGAGATTTTAGAAGCTTTGGAATTGGAACGGTTTATTTCGATTTTCCCGGGAGATTTCTTGTGGCGGGTGATGCCAAATTTTTTGTAAGGGACAAAATTGGAAAACCATATATTGTTATGGAACCGTTcgattttaagatttttgcGATTAGCTATTTTGGACCGTCTGGTTTCGGCTGGTTCGTTGGTTTCTTTATCTGGATAACTTTAGTCAAAATTTCGGTTCAATTTAAActatggtttttttttatcttgatAACTTTGGTagaaatttatgtaatttggGTTTAACTACTTTGTACTGTCTGGTTTGATAAATCATTCTTACACTACAGTTTCTGAAACTGCAGTTAGTTCTACTGGTTAAGGTGCTGAGAGTAAGAAAACCAGTTCATGGGTTCGATCATTCCTTGcaaaatttttgatttttgttttcttcaacaaggctttcttttgttttttttggcttgCGCTTTTGTGCCTTGTGTGCTTGTGGCAATCAAAAGCCTAACTAAAGGGCTTAATTTGAGTCAGGTTTGGTTCAATCATATACAAGTTCACAATTTGCATCAGCCGAGCTCTGttgcagttttttttcttctttcgaaCACGCCAATCATATTAATGCATTACTCTTATGAATATGTTCAGTATAACACTActcgttaattttttttatttttttttattttttttcggACACTACTCGTTAATTAAGAATCCAAAAACTAAcattaagaacaaaacaacaagcCATTGTCATAAACACTATCAATTGAAATTAGGCTAATATCAGATCTCAGCGTTTTCTGTTTAGTGTCTGCAACTCCTATTTCGGAGATTTTAAGATAGATAACGCAGTTTAATATGACATCATCGATCTGATTCTATCCATCAACCAATCCAGATTTAAAACAACTGATTGAAAAACATTGGATAATTGATTGAAAAACATTGGATCTCAGGTTTTTCATGATTTGTCTTCAAATCCTTATAGGAGATTTGCAGAAAGATAACGCAGTATTTTAACTAATCAATCATCGATCCAATCCTAACAGTCTAACACGAAGCAAAATCGagcaaagaagacaaaaaaagtaatgagCATCTCAGACATCGAAAACCccatttgtttcttcactaGCAATCAAAGTGCAAGGATAACAATTTTTTCATGGATTCATCACCGATGCTCTCttatcaaaacataaaccaaaagaaaacaagatcgAATAAGAAAATCTATCAAAACCCTAGCTTAATCAGACAAATCGACGAACAGATTCTAAGATTCAATGGCTCgagaaaattatttatataagcCGCCGAAGACAAAACCCTACTCTTCTGTTTGGTAACAGATATATCCTTTGAGACGCAAACTACCTGCCGTTTTCTAAAAACAACTACGCACCGTTTTGTCTAAAACAAAGTCGTTTTTTAGACCACCGAGAATAGTCTCTCATCTTTGTCGTGTAACCTGAACCTCCACGTAACGAAAGAATGCTCTGAACCACAAAAACCAGAAACGTGTCAAACTGCTTCTGTAAATTTAGTCATAAAGCAAATAATTAACCATGACGCGTCTCtgatttttcaaacaaaaaaagccaaaaattCGATTTGAGTTtatcatatcttcttctataaataaattgaaatatttttatacacATACGTTGTCAAATGCTAACCACACGTTTGCGTTTAGTAACCGAAAGAACCAAACTGATAAATACTACTTCTCCTATGAGAATAGTTTTTGGTAAAACTTACATAATGGGAATGGTTTTTGGTAAAATCGCTGTAGAGACTCCTAAATACACGGTGACTAAATCCGGTGACGGTTATGAGATCCGTGAATATCCACCAGCGGTTGCGGCGGAGGTTACATACGATGCGTCGGAGTTCAAAGGTGATAAAGACGGAGGCTTTCAGCTTTTGGCTAAGTACATAGGTGTGTTTGGCAAACCGGAGAATGAGAAACCGGAGAAAATTGCTATGACTGCACCGGTGATCACTAAGGAAGGTGAGAAGATTGCGATGACTGCTCCGGTGATTACTAAGGAGAGTGAGAAGATTGAGATGACTTCTCCGGTTGTAACTAAGGAAGGTGGTGGAGAAGGAAGGAAGAAGTTGGTGACGATGCAGTTTTTGTTGCCGTCGATGTATAAGAAGGCGGAGGAGGCACCACGTCCAACGGATGAGAGGGTTGTGATTAAGGAGGAAGGAGGGAGGAAGTATGGTGTGATTAAGTTTAGTGGTATAGCGTCGGAGAGTGTGGTGAGTGAGAAGGTGAAGAAGCTGAGTAGTCATCTTGAGAAAGATGGGTTTAAGATCACCGGAGATTTCGTTCTTGCTAGGTATAATCCTCCATGGACGTTACCACCGTTTAGGACCAATGAGGTCATGATTCCTGTTGAATGAATTTGATTCAAAGTTTCCTGCTTTTGGTTTCAAAgaacttgtttttattttgtttcactgTGTTTGTAGTTGTAAGAAGCATAACAATAATGTATACAAATCTGAGCTTTTGAAGTTAAATACTATAAAATGAATTGCTAAAGAAGTTGCAGAAATGTTTGGATTGAGTTTATTCAAAAACGGGGTTTGATCATTTTAACCAGAGAAAAGCTTAAAGACAATGACAATTAAGTTAAAGAGCATGAGAGGAAGCCTCATGTAATGACAGGCGTGGATGAGACCAATGATTTGGCCTTTGAGAGAGTTTCTTTTGCCCGTTTGGTGGAGTTCTGCGAGCGTCCATCCTTTGGGAGCTAGAAAACGGTCTTCGTTTAAGATAGCCAGTGCGTTTGCAAATAGTAGCAATCCTTCCATTAGTGTCCAGAACCCCATGATTTCTCTGTGGAAACTGGAGAGGATAGAAAACAATCAAGACTTATGCGGCAAGAGTGGTAACATATACTCTTGGTAACATACAGTGTTAAGTAAACATGGAACATTTGTGGTACTATATGCAAGTGATCAAGCTTTTGAATAATTGGTGTTCTGAAAGATAGAGAACTCTTAGCTTAACTTTGTATCTAAAAGTTCtcagaagaaagcaaagaaggTAGTAAGGCAACATCTTGAATCTAACACATTAATAAACAAGAACCGATTGCAATACTACTATAAAGCTTTACAGTGATCAGGGCAGGTCCTAGTTTTCATTATTGTGTGCCTTGAAAGATAAAATTGTTTTCCAGTGTTACACTGTTGACAtgaaattgcaaaaaaaaaactcaagacCACTCATAACCATCAAACCAAGTAACAATCACCTCAGGAAATAGAATCACATAAGCAACTCCAAAATAGCAAGAATATTTGGTgttcttaaaaataaagaactcTTAGCTTAGCTTTGTACCTAAACGTTCtcagaagaaagcaaagaaggTAGCAAGGCCAAATCTTGAGTATAACACATTAATCAACAAGAACCAATTGCAATACTACTATGACGCTATACAGTGATCTGGACAGGTCCTAGTTATCTATTTGGTGTATTGAAAGACAAAACTGTTTTCCTGTCTTTCAGTTGTTGTCTTGAAATTGCATTAAAACTCAGAGCACCTATTACCATCAAACCAAGTAACAATCTCCTCAGGAATAGAATCACACAAGCAACTCCATAATAGCAAGAAAGCTAAGAAGACTTAGACACATAGTTCTCTCATAAGATGGGAAActcaaacacaaaatttggATGCTTATGAGAGTTTAGTTATCATTCTATGTGAAGAAGACAGTAGATCAGCCTTGGACGCTATTAAACAAGACCATCATATCTAATTCTTAGTCTAAGAGAATGTGAAATTTGAGAGATTATACAATATAGAGCAAATGCATACCTAGTAAAGGAAACTTGACGTTTAGCTCAAGTTTGTTAGAATCTCCTGTCCTCAATATCTGCAGAATCGGATAAAACAGATTTCGTTGATCAGTCTATGTCCTGGATTCACTTTCTTAAGACAAATTGATACTAGATTCAGAAACTGAAGTCATCCAACTCCTTGTCTAAATAGATAAATCAATTTGATTACCAACAATCGTTAACTTTAATTTCATCGAAAGATCGAAGATTATAGTAAAATTCAAGCAAGCTGATCGATTGATCTCactaaaagaaataaaacccaaatctCGTGACCAGATTTccagaagaagaggaaaaacaaaaggatcgattttttcatcaaaaaaattgatagctgaatcaaaagtaaaaagttCAATTTTTTCCGGGAAAGTGTCATTCGCCGGAAATGTGCAGTTGGAGAGAGATACTTACAGGTGATGAAAATCGGATTTGAGATCTTGTTGAAGAGACGAAGCCAACGATATCTGTTTTTCACattctaaacttttttaaccatcattgaagaaaaaatccaTAACCGGGTTGACCCGGTTTGACTCTATTCCGGTCAGGACCCGATCACATGGCTCAgtgaaattgaaaacaaaacataagttaAAAAGTTCCCTTTGGCTCTCTGTGGGACAAATGATTTTGTGATCAAGAAACCATGTATATCATAAGTTATAATCCGGACTCTCATGTACAATGAAGTCACTCTAATAACAACAAATACAAAGAATAATGTTTGatccaaaaaaacacaaatcatgCTGTGTTGCAAAGGATCAACCATATCTCTATTTGGATTTCTAGTAGAAGCTTCTCTGAAGAGAGACacaaagggaaaaaaaatgcTATATATCTTTCATGCTTCTGTATGGTGGAATTGGATTCTACACATTTGTAATGATCTTCCAAGAaatctgtcttcttctttttcctatATTGTACAAGAAGGCTAAAAAAGGTTTGAATCAATGTTGTTGTATTTGTGTTCActgtgtttctttcttctatcttGAAGCACTCTTCCTCCATCTATCTGACTCTCTTGATTTCAAAAGTTGCTCAGGCTGAGACTTGTTACATATGCAATCTGGTTGTGGGTTCGCGTAGAAATTCTCTTCT
It encodes the following:
- a CDS encoding Yos1-like protein, whose product is MGFWTLMEGLLLFANALAILNEDRFLAPKGWTLAELHQTGKRNSLKGQIIGLIHACHYMRLPLMLFNLIVIVFKLFSG
- the SOUL-1 gene encoding SOUL heme-binding family protein (SOUL-1; FUNCTIONS IN: binding; INVOLVED IN: N-terminal protein myristoylation, red or far-red light signaling pathway; LOCATED IN: plasma membrane, vacuole; EXPRESSED IN: 25 plant structures; EXPRESSED DURING: 15 growth stages; CONTAINS InterPro DOMAIN/s: SOUL haem-binding protein (InterPro:IPR006917); BEST Arabidopsis thaliana protein match is: SOUL heme-binding family protein (TAIR:AT3G10130.1); Has 1375 Blast hits to 1375 proteins in 156 species: Archae - 18; Bacteria - 186; Metazoa - 71; Fungi - 0; Plants - 173; Viruses - 0; Other Eukaryotes - 927 (source: NCBI BLink).), with the protein product MLTTRLRLVTERTKLINTTSPMRIVFGKTYIMGMVFGKIAVETPKYTVTKSGDGYEIREYPPAVAAEVTYDASEFKGDKDGGFQLLAKYIGVFGKPENEKPEKIAMTAPVITKEGEKIAMTAPVITKESEKIEMTSPVVTKEGGGEGRKKLVTMQFLLPSMYKKAEEAPRPTDERVVIKEEGGRKYGVIKFSGIASESVVSEKVKKLSSHLEKDGFKITGDFVLARYNPPWTLPPFRTNEVMIPVE
- a CDS encoding myosin-M heavy protein (unknown protein; FUNCTIONS IN: molecular_function unknown; INVOLVED IN: biological_process unknown; LOCATED IN: cellular_component unknown; BEST Arabidopsis thaliana protein match is: unknown protein (TAIR:AT3G54060.2); Has 30201 Blast hits to 17322 proteins in 780 species: Archae - 12; Bacteria - 1396; Metazoa - 17338; Fungi - 3422; Plants - 5037; Viruses - 0; Other Eukaryotes - 2996 (source: NCBI BLink).), which encodes MARSNRSKTSERIIGNGEVTPIQVAFLVDRYLCDNRFSKTRSLFRSEASSLISNSPVREVPNSLLPLNEILNEYIRLKKEKIVMDQEKSKLDQEKTRVQNLLNGMQDVMNAYNSSTAAAPPPPPVITSAAPMDKQVVASTSKQNNFGVSSSGCTVYNTQNAMTVSLPGNKRVGNFTGPCITQSITKKRKSPEVSVGAPSVSRKGMKKIPQAANYLTFQTPSEMQTPLNNGVATNESSDLTSSVAKCLFDKSGTSPPSNSTCPRTPQQKVSPQSDKEVTPTNCTIVTKERITVSPLKQIASYTVERSHTVSSFSPVKSNLKMSSKRDHVKGRLNFDDTEATMHLDAPATVDMVSTSSSGSEAEADLFDIDFSNIDLLSEDFSFSELLFDFDIGCEEMSNHSLPQPSNFHIETASGSSPESRNTNLEPDQVVSEYTSTVTEMIQGKDMNTQGSDSMTTVKSITKCLRILSPAKNCRQRVTLD